A genomic stretch from Dama dama isolate Ldn47 chromosome 10, ASM3311817v1, whole genome shotgun sequence includes:
- the PRRT2 gene encoding proline-rich transmembrane protein 2 isoform X1 — protein MSHPKAKETPTFLPFPRRQSKTGPEKGALPSWAALLKATFSLFTPSLSPPLAGFAAVFAAAPSFPQRPSPLSCLKMAASSSEVSEIKGVEEGPQTQGEGPGHSEGRTGSPQVPAGVSDEPETLQPGPDVMGAPVDSEPKVGLAPETTETPTGAPEAAQARDLSSSPGGEAKANSSTEETCQELASKPEVSKEATADPESNLESAAPLEPASEPAPQPEPQSEPQPEPQSASQSTSTPALQPEPPTQEEPTSEILSESMGEKQENGAVVPLQAGDGDGEEGPAPQPHSPPSTKTPPANGAPPRVLQQLVEEDRLGRAHSGHSGSPRGSLSRHPSSQLAGSGVEGGEGTQKPRDYIILAILSCFCPMWPVNIVAFAYAVMSRNSLQQGDVDGAQRLGRVAKLLSIVALVGGILIIIASCVINLGGEWGSGTGWEEWKGWQGRLY, from the exons ATGTCCCACCCCAAAGCAAAGGAAACCccaacttttcttccttttccccggAGGCAGTCCAAGACTGGCCCTGAGAAAGGAGCATTGCCCTCTTGGGCTGCACTGCTGAAAGCTACCTTTTCCCTCTTCACACCAagcctgtctcctcctcttgCAGGATTTGCTGCTGTCTTCGCCGCCGCTCCATCCTTCCCTCAGaggccctctcccctctcctgtcTCAAGATGGCAGCTAGCAGCTCTGAGGTCTCTGAGATTAAGGGGGTAGAGGAGGGTCCCCAGACCCAGGGAGAAGGGCCTGGCCATTCTGAAGGCCGAACTGGCTCTCCCCAGGTCCCAGCTGGGGTCTCAGATGAGCCAGAGACCCTGCAGCCAGGCCCAGACGTCATGGGGGCCCCTGTGGACTCAGAGCCCAAGGTTGGGCTGGCTCCAGAAACCACAGAGACCCCAACTGGGGCCCCTGAAGCAGCTCAGGCCAGAGACCTCAGCTCAAGCCCAGGAGGGGAAGCAAAGGCCAACTCCAGCACTGAAGAAACATGCCAAGAGCTAGCATCCAAACCCGAAGTGAGCAAAGAGGCCACTGCAGACCCGGAATCCAACCTGGAATCCGCAGCCCCGCTTGAGCCAGCCTCAGAGCCTGCCCCCCAGCCAGAACCCCAGTCAGAGCCCCAGCCAGAGCCCCAGTCAGCCTCCCAGTCCACCTCCACACCAGCCCTTCAGCCAGAGCCCCCTACCCAGGAGGAGCCCACCTCTGAGATCCTGAGCGagagcatgggagaaaagcaggAGAATGGGGCAGTGGTTCCCCTGCAGgctggtgatggggatggggaagaggGTCCAGCCCCCCAGCCTCACTCACCACCCTCCACAAAGACCCCCCCAGCCAATGGGGCCCCACCCCGTGTGCTGCAGCAGCTGGTGGAGGAGGATCGACTAGGAAGGGCTCATAGTGGGCATTCAGGATCTCCCCGAGGAAGTCTGAGCCGCCACCCTAGCTCCCAGCTTGCAGggtctggggtggaggggggtgaaGGCACCCAGAAACCTCGGGACTACATCATCCTCGCCATCCTGTCCTGCTTCTGCCCCATGTGGCCTGTCAACATCGTGGCCTTCGCTTATGCCGTCATG TCCCGAAACAGCCTGCAACAGGGGGACGTGGATGGGGCCCAGCGTCTGGGTCGCGTGGCCAAGCTCTTAAGCATCGTGGCACTGGTAGGGGGGATCCTCATCATTATCGCCTCCTGCGTCATCAACTTAGGCGGTGAGTGGGGGTCTGGGACAGGCTGGGAGGAATGGAAGGGCTGGCAAGGGCGGCTTTACTAA
- the PRRT2 gene encoding proline-rich transmembrane protein 2 isoform X2, with translation MSHPKAKETPTFLPFPRRQSKTGPEKGALPSWAALLKATFSLFTPSLSPPLAGFAAVFAAAPSFPQRPSPLSCLKMAASSSEVSEIKGVEEGPQTQGEGPGHSEGRTGSPQVPAGVSDEPETLQPGPDVMGAPVDSEPKVGLAPETTETPTGAPEAAQARDLSSSPGGEAKANSSTEETCQELASKPEVSKEATADPESNLESAAPLEPASEPAPQPEPQSEPQPEPQSASQSTSTPALQPEPPTQEEPTSEILSESMGEKQENGAVVPLQAGDGDGEEGPAPQPHSPPSTKTPPANGAPPRVLQQLVEEDRLGRAHSGHSGSPRGSLSRHPSSQLAGSGVEGGEGTQKPRDYIILAILSCFCPMWPVNIVAFAYAVMSRNSLQQGDVDGAQRLGRVAKLLSIVALVGGILIIIASCVINLGVYK, from the exons ATGTCCCACCCCAAAGCAAAGGAAACCccaacttttcttccttttccccggAGGCAGTCCAAGACTGGCCCTGAGAAAGGAGCATTGCCCTCTTGGGCTGCACTGCTGAAAGCTACCTTTTCCCTCTTCACACCAagcctgtctcctcctcttgCAGGATTTGCTGCTGTCTTCGCCGCCGCTCCATCCTTCCCTCAGaggccctctcccctctcctgtcTCAAGATGGCAGCTAGCAGCTCTGAGGTCTCTGAGATTAAGGGGGTAGAGGAGGGTCCCCAGACCCAGGGAGAAGGGCCTGGCCATTCTGAAGGCCGAACTGGCTCTCCCCAGGTCCCAGCTGGGGTCTCAGATGAGCCAGAGACCCTGCAGCCAGGCCCAGACGTCATGGGGGCCCCTGTGGACTCAGAGCCCAAGGTTGGGCTGGCTCCAGAAACCACAGAGACCCCAACTGGGGCCCCTGAAGCAGCTCAGGCCAGAGACCTCAGCTCAAGCCCAGGAGGGGAAGCAAAGGCCAACTCCAGCACTGAAGAAACATGCCAAGAGCTAGCATCCAAACCCGAAGTGAGCAAAGAGGCCACTGCAGACCCGGAATCCAACCTGGAATCCGCAGCCCCGCTTGAGCCAGCCTCAGAGCCTGCCCCCCAGCCAGAACCCCAGTCAGAGCCCCAGCCAGAGCCCCAGTCAGCCTCCCAGTCCACCTCCACACCAGCCCTTCAGCCAGAGCCCCCTACCCAGGAGGAGCCCACCTCTGAGATCCTGAGCGagagcatgggagaaaagcaggAGAATGGGGCAGTGGTTCCCCTGCAGgctggtgatggggatggggaagaggGTCCAGCCCCCCAGCCTCACTCACCACCCTCCACAAAGACCCCCCCAGCCAATGGGGCCCCACCCCGTGTGCTGCAGCAGCTGGTGGAGGAGGATCGACTAGGAAGGGCTCATAGTGGGCATTCAGGATCTCCCCGAGGAAGTCTGAGCCGCCACCCTAGCTCCCAGCTTGCAGggtctggggtggaggggggtgaaGGCACCCAGAAACCTCGGGACTACATCATCCTCGCCATCCTGTCCTGCTTCTGCCCCATGTGGCCTGTCAACATCGTGGCCTTCGCTTATGCCGTCATG TCCCGAAACAGCCTGCAACAGGGGGACGTGGATGGGGCCCAGCGTCTGGGTCGCGTGGCCAAGCTCTTAAGCATCGTGGCACTGGTAGGGGGGATCCTCATCATTATCGCCTCCTGCGTCATCAACTTAGGCG TGTATAAGTGA